The Camelus dromedarius isolate mCamDro1 chromosome 1, mCamDro1.pat, whole genome shotgun sequence genome has a window encoding:
- the RCHY1 gene encoding RING finger and CHY zinc finger domain-containing protein 1 isoform X4 yields MNLRGKHKCIENVSRQDCPICLEDIHTSRIVAHVLPCGHLLHRTCYEEMLKEGYRCPLCMHSALDMTRYWRQLDDEVAQTPMPSEYQNMTVDILCNDCNGRSTVQFHILGMKCNICESYNTAQAGGYRISLDQQ; encoded by the exons ATGAATCTCCGAGGAAAGCACAAG TGTATTGAAAATGTTTCCCGGCAGGATTGTCCAATATGTTTGGAG GACATTCACACATCCCGTATTGTTGCTCATGTCTTGCCATGTGGACATCTTCTACATAG AACGTGTTatgaagaaatgttgaaaga AGGCTACAGGTGTCCATTATGTATGCACTCTGCTTTAGATATGACTAGGTACTGGAGGCAGCTGGATGATGAGGTAGCACAGACTCCTATGCCATCAGAGTATCAGAACATGACTGTGGAT attctttgcaATGATTGCAATGGAAGATCTACAGTCCAGTTCCATATATTAGGCATGAAATGTAATATTTGTGAATCCTACAATACTGCTCAGGCTGGAGGATATAGAATTTCACTAGATCAGCAATGA
- the RCHY1 gene encoding RING finger and CHY zinc finger domain-containing protein 1 isoform X1: protein MAASAREDGARGEEQGQRGCEHYDRGCLLKAPCCDKLYTCRLCHDKHEDHQLDRFKVKEVQCINCEKIQHAQQTCEECSTLFGEYYCSICHLFDKDKKQYHCENCGICRIGPKEDFFHCSKCNLCLAMNLRGKHKCIENVSRQDCPICLEDIHTSRIVAHVLPCGHLLHRTCYEEMLKEGYRCPLCMHSALDMTRYWRQLDDEVAQTPMPSEYQNMTVDILCNDCNGRSTVQFHILGMKCNICESYNTAQAGGYRISLDQQ from the exons atgGCTGCCTCGGCGCGGGAAGATGGCGCCCGCGGAGAGGAGCAAGGGCAGCGGGGCTGCGAGCATTATGACAGAGGATGTCTCCTGAAG GCACCTTGTTGTGACAAGCTGTATACTTGCCGGTTGTGTCATGATAAACATGAAGATCATCAGCTAGATCGCTTTAAAGTAAAGGAAGTGCAGTGCATAAACtgtgaaaaaattcaacat gcacaACAGACTTGTGAAGAATGTAGCACATTGTTTGGAGAATATTATTGCAGTATATGCCATCTATTTGACAAGGACAAGAAACAGTATCATTGTGAAAACTGTGGAATTTGTAG gATTGGTCCAAAGGAAGATTTTTTCCACTGTTCGAAATGTAACTTATGCCTCGCTATGAATCTCCGAGGAAAGCACAAG TGTATTGAAAATGTTTCCCGGCAGGATTGTCCAATATGTTTGGAG GACATTCACACATCCCGTATTGTTGCTCATGTCTTGCCATGTGGACATCTTCTACATAG AACGTGTTatgaagaaatgttgaaaga AGGCTACAGGTGTCCATTATGTATGCACTCTGCTTTAGATATGACTAGGTACTGGAGGCAGCTGGATGATGAGGTAGCACAGACTCCTATGCCATCAGAGTATCAGAACATGACTGTGGAT attctttgcaATGATTGCAATGGAAGATCTACAGTCCAGTTCCATATATTAGGCATGAAATGTAATATTTGTGAATCCTACAATACTGCTCAGGCTGGAGGATATAGAATTTCACTAGATCAGCAATGA
- the RCHY1 gene encoding RING finger and CHY zinc finger domain-containing protein 1 isoform X2: MAASAREDGARGEEQGQRGCEHYDRGCLLKAPCCDKLYTCRLCHDKHEDHQLDRFKVKEVQCINCEKIQHAQQTCEECSTLFGEYYCSICHLFDKDKKQYHCENCGICRIGPKEDFFHCSKCNLCLAMNLRGKHKDIHTSRIVAHVLPCGHLLHRTCYEEMLKEGYRCPLCMHSALDMTRYWRQLDDEVAQTPMPSEYQNMTVDILCNDCNGRSTVQFHILGMKCNICESYNTAQAGGYRISLDQQ; the protein is encoded by the exons atgGCTGCCTCGGCGCGGGAAGATGGCGCCCGCGGAGAGGAGCAAGGGCAGCGGGGCTGCGAGCATTATGACAGAGGATGTCTCCTGAAG GCACCTTGTTGTGACAAGCTGTATACTTGCCGGTTGTGTCATGATAAACATGAAGATCATCAGCTAGATCGCTTTAAAGTAAAGGAAGTGCAGTGCATAAACtgtgaaaaaattcaacat gcacaACAGACTTGTGAAGAATGTAGCACATTGTTTGGAGAATATTATTGCAGTATATGCCATCTATTTGACAAGGACAAGAAACAGTATCATTGTGAAAACTGTGGAATTTGTAG gATTGGTCCAAAGGAAGATTTTTTCCACTGTTCGAAATGTAACTTATGCCTCGCTATGAATCTCCGAGGAAAGCACAAG GACATTCACACATCCCGTATTGTTGCTCATGTCTTGCCATGTGGACATCTTCTACATAG AACGTGTTatgaagaaatgttgaaaga AGGCTACAGGTGTCCATTATGTATGCACTCTGCTTTAGATATGACTAGGTACTGGAGGCAGCTGGATGATGAGGTAGCACAGACTCCTATGCCATCAGAGTATCAGAACATGACTGTGGAT attctttgcaATGATTGCAATGGAAGATCTACAGTCCAGTTCCATATATTAGGCATGAAATGTAATATTTGTGAATCCTACAATACTGCTCAGGCTGGAGGATATAGAATTTCACTAGATCAGCAATGA